In a single window of the Anaplasma platys genome:
- a CDS encoding DnaJ domain-containing protein yields the protein MCVIGAVFLLPIILAVVLFFLNRNNLMRAHYTEDFRTIFNKVMNDMQNKAHEAPHRRSDNTLSRKEAFEILGLSQDAPREQIVAAYHRLMKNAHPDKGGSAYFAQKLNQARDKLLGQNK from the coding sequence ATGTGTGTGATAGGGGCAGTGTTCCTGCTCCCCATAATATTGGCCGTAGTTTTGTTTTTTCTGAATAGAAACAACTTAATGCGAGCCCACTACACCGAAGATTTCCGCACTATCTTCAACAAGGTAATGAATGACATGCAGAACAAAGCTCACGAAGCACCGCACAGACGCTCTGACAATACTCTGTCTAGAAAAGAAGCTTTTGAAATTCTAGGCCTCAGCCAAGACGCCCCACGAGAGCAGATAGTTGCTGCCTATCATCGGTTAATGAAGAACGCACACCCCGACAAAGGAGGATCAGCTTATTTCGCCCAAAAGCTTAATCAGGCACGAGACAAGCTTCTAGGGCAAAACAAATAA
- a CDS encoding NifU family protein, which produces MFIQIEDTPNPSTLKFLFSGAVSGVACGVEFSDVSEAEASPLAALLLAVEGVGKVFFGGDFVSITKTDAVSWETLKPEVLVVLTDYCSMHGTDQQVANASGDNGEEEKEFFDEKDSEVVKQVKELIENYVKPAVAQDGGDIKFRGYKEGVVFVHLRGACSGCPSAAVTLKDGVYGMLSYYIPEIKAVESI; this is translated from the coding sequence ATGTTTATACAAATTGAAGATACCCCCAACCCCAGTACTCTGAAATTTTTGTTCAGTGGTGCTGTTTCTGGTGTTGCTTGTGGTGTGGAATTTTCAGACGTTTCCGAGGCTGAGGCATCTCCGCTAGCAGCTCTTTTGCTTGCTGTAGAGGGTGTAGGAAAAGTGTTTTTTGGGGGTGACTTTGTATCGATTACCAAGACCGATGCAGTGTCATGGGAAACACTGAAGCCAGAAGTTCTGGTAGTGTTGACCGACTATTGTTCGATGCATGGTACAGACCAGCAAGTTGCTAATGCGAGCGGAGATAATGGCGAAGAGGAGAAGGAGTTTTTCGACGAGAAGGATTCTGAGGTCGTAAAGCAAGTAAAGGAGCTGATAGAGAACTATGTCAAGCCGGCTGTTGCTCAGGATGGTGGCGATATTAAATTTCGAGGATATAAGGAGGGCGTGGTGTTTGTGCATTTGCGTGGTGCGTGCTCTGGGTGTCCAAGTGCGGCAGTAACTCTGAAGGATGGGGTGTACGGAATGTTGAGTTATTACATTCCTGAAATCAAGGCAGTGGAGAGTATATAA
- the thiS gene encoding sulfur carrier protein ThiS, which translates to MSSSIEIFVSGKTEKITAGSTVLTVVEQCALREPFAIAVNKVLVTKADYGEKTLKDGDIVDVVRPMQGG; encoded by the coding sequence ATGAGTAGTAGCATCGAAATTTTTGTTAGTGGAAAGACCGAGAAAATAACTGCAGGGAGCACTGTGCTTACCGTTGTGGAGCAATGTGCCTTACGAGAACCGTTTGCTATCGCAGTAAACAAAGTATTGGTAACCAAGGCCGATTACGGTGAAAAAACTCTGAAAGATGGGGACATTGTCGATGTTGTTCGTCCGATGCAGGGTGGATGA
- a CDS encoding thiazole synthase has translation MWSVYGVSLNSRLFLGSAQFPSPAIFQKSVNSSGTEVITVSLSRQMPGSAGGQDFWDIVKQSGCRVLPNTAGCCTVKDAVLMAQMAREIFNTSWIKLEVIGDDYTLQPDVIALCEAAKELISQGFDVFPYCTDDLICCKRLIDCGCRVIMPGIAPIGSGMGVLNEHSLRLLRDRNKDVTIIVDAGIGRPSDAAKVMEMGIDGVLINSAVARALDPSGMALAFKYAVDSGHIGYNAGIINKRDLAVASTNLVDTPFWHRQ, from the coding sequence GTGTGGAGTGTGTACGGTGTAAGCCTCAATAGTAGGTTGTTTTTGGGGTCTGCACAGTTTCCGTCTCCTGCAATCTTTCAAAAATCAGTAAACAGTTCGGGAACGGAAGTTATAACCGTCTCGCTATCAAGGCAAATGCCAGGAAGCGCCGGGGGGCAAGACTTTTGGGATATAGTTAAACAAAGTGGCTGTCGGGTTCTCCCTAATACTGCAGGCTGTTGTACAGTGAAAGATGCTGTCTTAATGGCTCAGATGGCTCGAGAGATATTCAACACTTCCTGGATAAAGCTGGAGGTAATAGGGGATGACTATACTTTGCAACCTGATGTAATAGCGCTTTGCGAAGCTGCTAAAGAACTTATAAGCCAGGGGTTTGATGTATTTCCATACTGCACTGATGACCTGATATGTTGCAAACGTTTGATCGACTGCGGGTGCCGGGTTATCATGCCAGGCATTGCTCCTATAGGGTCGGGTATGGGTGTCCTGAATGAGCATAGTTTGCGCCTCCTCAGAGATAGGAATAAGGACGTAACTATAATTGTTGATGCAGGCATTGGCAGGCCTTCCGATGCGGCTAAGGTTATGGAGATGGGGATTGACGGTGTTTTGATAAACAGTGCTGTGGCACGGGCGTTAGACCCCAGCGGCATGGCGTTGGCATTTAAGTATGCAGTGGACAGCGGCCATATCGGATACAATGCCGGAATAATAAACAAAAGAGACCTGGCGGTAGCTAGCACAAATTTAGTGGACACCCCATTTTGGCATAGACAATGA
- a CDS encoding DUF2628 domain-containing protein encodes MNFFHVYTHASGKTVYVRDGFTMGAFLFTFFYSMCKGLWLMSALLFMASTATYMLHSSGVISLQFYLLAELTIKLYAGFSFNDWMKSRLERKSYGLADVLLANSVLHAKLRFMERNKKPDEIQVGDAPAEAHTTSTI; translated from the coding sequence ATGAACTTCTTCCATGTCTACACTCATGCCTCTGGTAAAACCGTGTATGTACGTGATGGGTTTACCATGGGAGCCTTCCTGTTCACGTTTTTCTACTCCATGTGCAAGGGGCTTTGGCTGATGTCGGCACTGCTGTTCATGGCTTCAACTGCCACTTACATGCTACACAGCAGCGGCGTGATTTCGCTGCAGTTTTACTTGCTTGCTGAGTTGACAATAAAACTGTATGCAGGTTTTTCTTTCAACGATTGGATGAAAAGCCGGCTAGAAAGAAAAAGTTACGGCCTTGCGGATGTGTTGCTTGCAAATAGCGTGCTGCATGCAAAGCTTAGATTTATGGAGAGAAATAAAAAGCCTGACGAAATTCAAGTGGGCGATGCCCCCGCCGAGGCACACACCACATCTACTATATAG
- the gltX gene encoding glutamate--tRNA ligase: MITRFAPSPTGYIHIGNIRTALVCWLYARKLSGEFILRIDDTDVSRSEEKYVTALKRDLEWLHLHWDSYFEQRARIDRYDEVFNSLLQSGDIYPCYETQEELAVKRSMLLKMGLPPIYDRSALNMTEKEKRNLACRLPYFRLKIDQNREVSWHDEVRGKVIFQGKNISDPIIRRTDGTYTYMFPSVIDDIDHSVTHIVRGEDHVSNTATQICIIDVLKAKVPTFAHLPLVYVGDSKVSKREGGSAIQVRQLRELGIDAMAINSHLARLGTSLPIEPCCDMSVLVESFDIKTFNQAPVKFSVEDLTKFNSKILQGMSFSTIRAALESRGIECSESFWHLVRNNISVVEDVKHWVNVCTGQITSVVAEADREFLKTALGLLPEAELDGHTAQVWLDKVQKVSNRSTKEVLLLLRLAITGLNKGPSLAKLLPFIGRKEVVRRLC, encoded by the coding sequence ATGATAACAAGGTTTGCTCCTAGTCCTACTGGGTACATACACATAGGTAACATAAGGACGGCACTGGTGTGCTGGTTGTATGCTCGGAAGCTGTCAGGTGAGTTTATACTTCGTATTGATGATACGGATGTTAGCAGGTCGGAAGAGAAATATGTGACAGCTCTTAAAAGAGATCTGGAGTGGCTGCATCTACACTGGGATAGTTATTTTGAGCAACGGGCGAGAATAGATAGATACGACGAAGTATTTAATTCTCTGCTCCAGTCTGGTGATATTTATCCATGCTATGAAACGCAGGAAGAGCTTGCTGTAAAAAGGAGCATGTTGCTTAAAATGGGGCTACCTCCCATATACGACAGAAGTGCTTTGAATATGACTGAAAAGGAGAAGCGCAACTTAGCTTGCAGGCTGCCGTATTTTAGGTTGAAAATAGATCAGAACAGAGAAGTCTCATGGCATGACGAAGTGCGTGGCAAAGTTATCTTTCAAGGCAAAAATATCAGTGATCCTATCATCAGGCGCACCGATGGAACGTACACATACATGTTTCCGTCGGTGATTGATGATATTGACCATTCAGTTACTCACATAGTGAGAGGGGAAGATCACGTAAGTAACACGGCAACCCAGATATGTATAATAGATGTTCTAAAGGCTAAAGTTCCAACGTTTGCCCACCTTCCATTGGTGTATGTTGGCGATTCGAAAGTTTCTAAAAGAGAAGGAGGAAGCGCCATTCAAGTTCGTCAATTGAGGGAACTTGGCATAGATGCGATGGCAATTAATAGTCATCTTGCAAGGTTAGGGACATCACTTCCCATTGAGCCCTGCTGCGATATGAGTGTGCTGGTGGAATCATTTGACATCAAGACTTTTAACCAGGCTCCGGTGAAATTTTCCGTAGAGGACCTGACGAAGTTTAATAGCAAAATATTGCAAGGGATGTCTTTTTCCACGATTAGGGCTGCTTTAGAGAGCAGGGGTATAGAGTGTTCAGAATCTTTCTGGCATCTGGTGAGGAATAACATATCTGTTGTTGAAGATGTAAAACATTGGGTTAATGTGTGCACAGGTCAAATTACGTCTGTTGTTGCTGAAGCAGATAGAGAATTCTTAAAAACGGCATTGGGCCTGCTGCCCGAAGCTGAACTTGATGGGCATACAGCGCAGGTTTGGCTAGATAAGGTGCAAAAAGTTTCTAATCGCAGTACGAAAGAGGTGCTTTTACTTCTGCGACTAGCCATTACTGGGTTAAACAAGGGCCCCAGTTTGGCTAAGCTTTTACCGTTTATTGGTAGGAAGGAAGTGGTGCGTCGACTCTGCTAA
- a CDS encoding peptidylprolyl isomerase, which translates to MFLICQGDFSHASVKAEAIVDDKVITSLDVDSRGKANYFFYRTSYAEGNRGEVLQSLIDEAVLEIEAKGLGITVEKEELEQETERLLSALGVCAGQSLELCAEENGLDLKTIQAHLRSRVIWSKILAAKVVPFLSVTNDEVDNFIAETKSNGLETVLDMEQVFVPLRAGSVLDLVVGELQKGVGLDKIAERYREHGVYVDHTVGASLAMFSQDIKKVLRQAEVGEIVGPIKIDRGYLLLKLFSKVRVRKSFMNSVASMKQLSVPAKEAKGVAAVMDGVKGGGCLSFEDAAKRVGFESVDLEVLVKDLSSKLQSMLEHAKFGEVLRSEGSDGTDKVSFVVLCSLKDSDEVRPEEVARIKQMVYTDKIVNASSRLMGAMKARHFIKKL; encoded by the coding sequence TTGTTTCTGATTTGTCAAGGTGACTTCTCGCATGCTTCTGTAAAGGCAGAAGCCATAGTGGACGATAAGGTGATTACTAGCCTGGATGTCGATTCTAGGGGGAAGGCGAATTATTTCTTCTACCGCACCTCATATGCCGAGGGCAACAGGGGAGAGGTCTTGCAGTCGCTAATAGATGAAGCGGTTCTGGAGATAGAGGCCAAGGGGCTTGGTATTACAGTTGAGAAGGAGGAATTGGAGCAGGAGACAGAAAGACTGTTGTCTGCACTCGGTGTATGTGCTGGACAGTCTTTGGAATTGTGTGCTGAAGAGAATGGCTTGGATCTCAAGACAATTCAGGCGCATCTGAGGTCAAGAGTGATTTGGAGTAAGATTCTTGCGGCCAAGGTGGTGCCGTTTCTTTCCGTTACTAATGATGAGGTGGACAATTTTATTGCCGAAACAAAGTCAAATGGGCTCGAGACGGTGCTAGATATGGAGCAGGTTTTTGTGCCCTTGAGAGCCGGTTCGGTTCTTGATTTGGTGGTTGGTGAGCTGCAGAAGGGTGTTGGTCTTGACAAGATTGCTGAGAGATACAGGGAGCATGGAGTGTATGTAGACCACACTGTTGGGGCATCGCTAGCTATGTTTTCTCAGGATATAAAGAAAGTGCTACGCCAGGCTGAGGTTGGCGAGATAGTAGGTCCTATAAAGATAGATCGCGGCTATTTATTGTTGAAGCTTTTTAGCAAGGTCAGGGTGAGAAAGAGCTTTATGAATAGTGTTGCCAGCATGAAGCAGCTTTCTGTTCCAGCAAAAGAGGCTAAGGGAGTTGCTGCGGTCATGGATGGTGTAAAAGGTGGGGGATGCCTATCTTTTGAGGATGCAGCAAAAAGGGTAGGTTTTGAGTCGGTGGATCTGGAAGTGCTAGTGAAGGACTTGTCATCCAAGTTGCAGTCGATGCTTGAACACGCGAAGTTTGGTGAGGTGTTGCGCTCTGAGGGTAGTGATGGTACTGATAAGGTAAGTTTTGTAGTTCTTTGTAGTCTGAAGGATTCCGACGAAGTTAGACCTGAAGAGGTGGCGCGGATAAAACAGATGGTGTACACAGACAAGATTGTTAACGCGAGCTCCAGGCTGATGGGGGCCATGAAGGCACGTCACTTCATTAAGAAGTTGTAG
- a CDS encoding RsmD family RNA methyltransferase: MIRITSGDFRGRRIFTGNALKARPAMAVIREAIFNILRSYISMEGLNVCDLFCGSGSLSFESLSRGAAYASMVDVHAPHLKLVKRTAASLGVEQRLVTICRDVQCLGKAERRHDLSFVDPPYDSPFLVEISLRALLEGGWCSEGSIVVLRVRGGEKFTIPERYELIDHRVYHGAEVLFLRATV, encoded by the coding sequence ATGATACGGATTACGTCGGGCGATTTTCGCGGTAGGAGGATTTTTACCGGCAATGCCCTGAAAGCGCGCCCTGCGATGGCGGTAATTAGGGAGGCCATATTCAACATATTGCGCTCCTATATATCGATGGAAGGCCTCAACGTATGCGACCTATTTTGCGGGAGTGGTTCCCTGTCATTTGAGTCGTTATCTCGGGGTGCTGCTTATGCCAGTATGGTAGATGTTCACGCTCCCCATTTGAAGTTGGTAAAACGTACGGCAGCGAGCTTAGGGGTTGAACAACGGCTGGTTACCATATGTCGCGATGTTCAGTGTCTTGGAAAAGCAGAACGCCGCCACGATTTATCTTTTGTTGATCCACCCTATGATTCTCCTTTTCTTGTTGAAATATCATTGCGTGCATTGCTAGAAGGTGGCTGGTGCTCCGAAGGAAGCATAGTTGTATTGCGGGTTCGGGGTGGTGAGAAGTTTACCATTCCAGAGAGATATGAGCTAATTGACCACCGCGTCTATCACGGTGCAGAGGTTTTGTTTCTCCGTGCTACTGTCTGA
- a CDS encoding AEC family transporter: MFLVLLFKVMPLYATILLGYIAGKLIKLDSATIGKLLFYVISPTVVFFGILKTEISPAYVSLPLITFLICCMMSYAVYKVSALTFRDHTRNMLAFSSGSTAMGFFGLPVAIALFDEDTVSVYLLCYVGMLFFENSFGFYIVTQRLYTPVQCAKRLAALPVFYTAIAALLLNYYKVQIPAFLTGTVAGMTNTNMILGTLLIGISIANIKDFSIDFKLVILTVVIKYLAWPLLMIGLILLDKIGPGWYDYQAYQALMLLAIIPVSTTGVILSSVLNYHPDRAAMILLISTVIGMFYVPLMISLLFHVHT; encoded by the coding sequence ATGTTCCTTGTTTTGCTGTTCAAAGTCATGCCTTTGTACGCAACTATCCTCCTGGGATACATTGCTGGTAAATTAATCAAGCTCGACAGTGCAACTATTGGCAAGTTGCTTTTTTATGTCATCAGCCCAACTGTAGTGTTTTTTGGAATTTTGAAAACCGAAATCAGCCCTGCTTATGTGTCGTTACCGCTCATAACATTTTTGATCTGTTGCATGATGTCATATGCAGTATACAAAGTGTCTGCCTTGACATTCAGAGATCACACCCGAAACATGCTAGCATTCAGCTCAGGAAGTACTGCCATGGGCTTTTTCGGATTGCCTGTGGCAATAGCGTTGTTTGACGAAGATACGGTATCAGTATATTTGCTGTGCTATGTGGGAATGCTGTTTTTCGAGAATAGCTTTGGGTTCTATATAGTAACTCAAAGACTGTACACTCCCGTACAGTGCGCGAAAAGATTAGCCGCACTCCCGGTGTTTTACACCGCAATTGCCGCACTGTTACTTAATTACTACAAAGTGCAGATACCTGCCTTCTTGACAGGTACAGTAGCAGGCATGACCAACACCAATATGATCTTGGGCACACTGCTCATTGGCATCTCCATAGCGAACATTAAAGACTTTTCCATCGACTTCAAGTTAGTGATTCTGACCGTAGTGATAAAGTACCTGGCTTGGCCTTTGCTGATGATAGGGTTGATACTACTGGATAAAATTGGCCCTGGCTGGTATGACTACCAGGCATATCAGGCACTCATGCTTTTGGCGATAATACCTGTATCAACAACGGGAGTCATTTTATCATCAGTGCTCAATTATCACCCGGATCGCGCTGCGATGATACTGCTGATCAGCACGGTCATCGGCATGTTTTACGTGCCGCTGATGATATCGTTGTTATTCCACGTACATACGTAA
- a CDS encoding ETC complex I subunit yields the protein MSKSQAYAVVRRPAKNVMQSGTFRNNMWYVEFEPSSSQYIEPLMGWTGTEETSQQVRLCFGSKDEAIAYVEAKKIPYVVLKDHTSKRIQKSYAENFLRNRSL from the coding sequence GTGAGCAAGAGTCAGGCGTATGCGGTGGTCCGGAGACCAGCGAAAAACGTGATGCAGTCCGGTACATTTCGTAACAATATGTGGTACGTGGAGTTCGAGCCTTCGAGCTCACAGTATATAGAGCCACTGATGGGATGGACTGGCACTGAAGAAACAAGCCAGCAGGTGCGCTTGTGCTTTGGGAGCAAAGATGAAGCCATAGCATATGTAGAGGCAAAAAAAATCCCATATGTTGTGCTCAAAGATCACACTTCAAAAAGAATCCAGAAGTCTTACGCGGAAAATTTCTTAAGAAACAGGAGTTTGTAG
- the xseB gene encoding exodeoxyribonuclease VII small subunit → MSINTDLKFEDAMQELERVVLELESSNVSLTRSIELYNRAKALHRHCDNIIKKISLNIELIDSEKGKPIEDEEQ, encoded by the coding sequence ATGTCCATTAATACAGATCTGAAATTTGAAGATGCCATGCAGGAGCTGGAGCGGGTTGTGCTTGAGTTAGAGAGCAGCAATGTTTCCCTCACCAGAAGCATAGAGCTCTATAATAGGGCCAAGGCATTGCACAGGCATTGTGACAATATTATTAAAAAAATTTCTTTGAACATAGAGTTAATAGACTCAGAAAAGGGGAAGCCCATCGAGGATGAAGAACAGTAG
- the trxA gene encoding thioredoxin, producing the protein MARISEVTDETFAGAVADGLALVDFWAPWCGPCVALAPQLEKLAERYAGKVGMFKLDVQDNQETPIKFGVSAVPTMILFKDGKELTRIVGANIAQLISALKEATENE; encoded by the coding sequence ATGGCACGCATTTCTGAAGTGACTGATGAGACCTTTGCCGGGGCCGTTGCTGATGGGTTGGCTTTAGTAGACTTCTGGGCCCCTTGGTGTGGTCCTTGTGTTGCGCTTGCACCACAACTTGAAAAACTGGCGGAGCGGTATGCTGGCAAAGTAGGCATGTTTAAGCTGGATGTCCAGGATAACCAGGAAACACCGATAAAATTTGGCGTCAGTGCCGTTCCGACTATGATTCTGTTCAAGGACGGAAAAGAATTGACTCGTATTGTAGGTGCCAATATTGCGCAGCTTATTAGCGCTCTTAAAGAGGCTACCGAGAATGAGTAA
- the virB9 gene encoding P-type conjugative transfer protein VirB9 produces MKRTLAVLVIVFFYSHSVLSKQVPRSIAADDHIKIINFNPQAIHSYTGFYGYQSSIVFEEGEVIHTVSMGDSTGWQLVPQGNRLFIKPVADNPDTNVTIITNKRTYYFELHADEATGLDDPRLAYEVRFSYPNTEGNIDAAGSASGGSVSFPTYEAQIPDLSDPDVAQSGLNFDYSVAHTPGSEDIVPLRVFDDGKFTYMQFSNVNGDLPSVFRVDSQGYESLVNFRVVGDYVVIERTARAFSLRFGSSTACVFNEKPQGIFAALARINKDAF; encoded by the coding sequence ATGAAAAGGACTCTAGCGGTTTTAGTGATTGTGTTTTTCTATAGTCACTCGGTACTTTCTAAGCAGGTGCCTCGTTCAATTGCTGCCGATGATCACATAAAAATCATAAACTTCAACCCACAGGCGATCCATAGTTACACTGGATTTTATGGTTACCAGTCTAGTATTGTGTTTGAAGAAGGAGAAGTGATCCATACGGTGTCCATGGGGGATTCTACTGGGTGGCAATTGGTGCCGCAAGGCAATAGGCTGTTCATCAAGCCGGTAGCTGATAATCCAGATACGAACGTGACCATAATAACTAACAAACGAACCTATTATTTCGAATTACATGCTGATGAGGCCACAGGGCTTGATGACCCGAGGCTTGCTTACGAGGTGAGATTCTCTTACCCAAACACTGAAGGCAACATTGATGCCGCAGGCTCTGCTAGTGGAGGAAGTGTATCCTTCCCGACCTACGAGGCTCAGATACCTGACTTGAGCGATCCTGATGTTGCTCAGAGCGGTTTGAACTTTGACTATTCTGTTGCCCACACTCCTGGATCTGAGGATATTGTACCACTTAGAGTGTTTGACGACGGAAAGTTTACGTACATGCAGTTCTCCAACGTAAATGGAGACCTACCTTCGGTATTTAGAGTTGACTCACAGGGATATGAGTCACTAGTGAACTTCAGGGTCGTAGGGGATTACGTGGTGATTGAACGGACAGCAAGGGCATTCTCACTGAGATTTGGTTCCAGCACAGCGTGTGTATTCAACGAAAAACCACAGGGAATTTTTGCCGCGTTGGCGCGTATTAATAAGGATGCATTTTAA
- the pdhA gene encoding pyruvate dehydrogenase (acetyl-transferring) E1 component subunit alpha: MGQPISLTDEQILESYRRMLFIRRLEERIGQLYSMGLVRGFCHLYIGQEAVAAGMHNVLLPTDAVITSYREHGFALMSGVSAEVIIAELMGKSTGCSKGKGGSMHMFNVAHNFYGGHGIVGAQVSLGTGLAFARKYEEDGGVVFTCLGDGAINQGQVYESFNMAALWKLPVVYIVENNEYAMGTSVERASFVKELYKRGEGNGVPGRQVNGMDLFEVTKEVAAAARYCREGQGPILLEMKTYRYRGHSMSDPAKYRTREEVDNVRNNNDPLLHVREYVLKHKIAKEEVLDNLEKEIRNLLKDAVASAEASAEPAASELYTDVYRN; this comes from the coding sequence TTGGGACAGCCTATCAGTCTAACCGATGAACAAATTTTGGAATCCTACAGGCGCATGCTTTTCATTCGTCGGCTGGAAGAAAGGATCGGGCAGCTGTACAGCATGGGATTAGTTAGAGGTTTCTGCCACCTATATATTGGGCAGGAGGCTGTGGCTGCTGGGATGCACAATGTGCTGCTGCCGACAGATGCCGTGATAACGAGCTACAGAGAGCATGGTTTTGCCTTGATGTCTGGGGTTAGTGCGGAGGTCATCATTGCAGAGTTGATGGGGAAAAGCACTGGTTGCTCTAAGGGGAAAGGTGGCTCAATGCACATGTTTAACGTAGCACATAACTTCTACGGCGGTCATGGAATAGTGGGCGCTCAGGTGTCGCTTGGCACTGGTCTTGCTTTCGCGAGAAAGTACGAAGAAGACGGCGGGGTTGTGTTCACTTGCCTGGGGGATGGTGCAATAAATCAGGGGCAGGTTTACGAATCTTTCAACATGGCAGCACTGTGGAAGCTACCTGTAGTGTACATAGTAGAAAACAACGAGTACGCGATGGGAACCTCCGTGGAACGCGCGTCGTTTGTTAAAGAACTCTACAAGAGAGGAGAGGGAAATGGCGTGCCGGGTCGACAAGTGAATGGCATGGATTTATTTGAAGTAACCAAGGAAGTTGCTGCGGCGGCGCGGTATTGCCGCGAAGGACAGGGGCCAATTTTGCTGGAAATGAAGACTTATCGTTACAGGGGACATTCTATGTCCGATCCGGCAAAATACAGAACCAGAGAGGAAGTGGACAACGTGCGGAATAACAATGATCCCCTATTGCACGTGCGGGAATATGTGCTGAAGCACAAAATCGCTAAGGAAGAAGTGTTGGATAACCTGGAGAAGGAGATCCGAAACTTGCTAAAAGATGCGGTTGCCTCTGCGGAAGCTAGTGCCGAACCTGCTGCATCAGAGCTCTACACAGATGTTTACCGGAACTAG
- a CDS encoding alpha/beta fold hydrolase yields MHHLFGNCSDYEYLAKAVTDFAVITPDIVGRGQSDWLSDASLYNYDTYRESVIQLMRHLGVKEFRFLGASMGGIVGMFLAQHYPTAITHLILNDIGPYMRERPLQQVLRCLESYRSFKDLTDARRYLKTWLICFGIDQEEFWDHLVVNYVKSKNGTYKLAYDPAIGPSLAGQVAQGGGIMDIWDVWDAINCKTLVLRGAQSNVLTTDIISRMLEGKSDIEVIKYPNVGHLPALYPRNRIDDILRWLQRS; encoded by the coding sequence GTGCATCATTTGTTTGGCAATTGCTCCGATTATGAATATTTGGCCAAGGCAGTTACTGACTTCGCCGTAATAACACCCGACATCGTCGGTAGAGGCCAAAGTGACTGGCTGTCCGATGCTTCTCTGTATAACTATGACACCTATCGCGAAAGCGTGATACAACTCATGAGACATCTCGGAGTAAAAGAATTTCGTTTCCTAGGCGCTTCTATGGGAGGAATAGTGGGCATGTTTTTGGCACAACATTACCCCACAGCGATAACGCACTTGATATTGAACGACATTGGTCCTTACATGCGAGAGCGTCCTTTGCAACAAGTGTTGCGTTGCTTGGAAAGTTATCGCTCTTTCAAAGACTTAACGGATGCTCGACGCTATCTAAAAACATGGCTCATATGTTTTGGGATAGATCAGGAAGAATTTTGGGATCATCTAGTGGTAAATTATGTTAAATCCAAAAATGGCACATACAAACTGGCATATGATCCCGCGATTGGGCCGAGCCTGGCAGGGCAAGTAGCGCAAGGCGGCGGCATCATGGACATATGGGATGTGTGGGACGCTATAAATTGCAAGACGCTGGTACTCCGTGGAGCGCAGTCTAACGTACTGACTACCGATATTATAAGCCGGATGCTCGAGGGTAAGAGTGATATCGAGGTGATCAAGTATCCAAATGTTGGACATCTGCCCGCTCTCTATCCTAGAAACCGAATAGATGACATCTTGCGGTGGCTACAAAGGAGTTAG